The sequence below is a genomic window from Spiroplasma gladiatoris.
AATTCGATAATCATCATGAATTTTAAAATCACTAGTTAATACATCTCTTGCTCCAATTCCGTTTTCAGAAATCAATAATGGTAAATTGTAGCGATCATATAATTCTTTTAAAGTATTTTTTAACCCTATCGGATCAATTTCTCAACCAAATTGAGTTTTTAATAAATTTGGATTTTGTACTGTTTTTCCATAACCAGGAATTTCATACCCTTTTTGTTGATCGTTTAAATTAGTATTTTTTTCATCAATTCCCATATGTTCAACAGTCGATGATGAATAATAGTTAAATGATATAAAATCTGGTTTTGCGCTTCTTAAAATAGCTAAATCTTCTTGACTTGGATTAAAGTTATATCCTTGTTTTTTTAAAAAATTTAAATAAAACGGGTTATAACTTCCACGACAAATTACATCTAAAAATGTTCAATTCCTTAACATAGAAAAGTTAAATTTGGCATTTTGATCTTCTGGTTTTGAACTTGCAGGATAAACAGCGCTGATATTAGGAGCTGGACCAATTTTACCATTAGGAACAATATCTCTAAAAAGATTAATTACTTTTGCTTGTGCCATATTTAAATTATGTAAAACATCAAATTTAATACGATTTCATTCTTCTAAGTCATCAACCATATTTATAACATGACCTGATAAAATCATGACATTTAATTCGTTTATAGTAATTCAATATTTAACTTTATCTTTAAAACTAGTAAAAATAGCTTTTGCAAATTTTAAAAATCCTTCTGTTGTTTCTTTTGCTTTTCAACCACCAATTTTATTTAAATTATCAGGTAAATCAAAATGATACATTGTTACAATTGGTTCTATATTGTATTTGATTAACTCATCAATTAAATTGTTATAAAATTCTATTCCTTTTTGGTTAATTTCGCCATTACCATCAGGAATTATTCTTGTTCAAGCAATTGAAAATCTATATGCTTTTAACCCCATTTTTGCCATCATTTCAACATCTTCTTTATAGCGATGATAATGATCAGAAGTTACTTTAAAATCTGTTATGTCTTTTGGGTAGTGTTTACCAATAAAATCCTGAACACTTAACCCTTTTCCATCAACATTATATGCTCCTTCAAATTGATAGGCACTTGTTGAAGCACCTCACAAAAAATCTTTTGGAAATTTTGAAATCATATTTATTCCTCTTTTCTTAACAATATTATTATCTAATATTTTTTTTAAAAAATACTTTCATTATTAGAAAAAATTTTCATTTTTTAATGTTATTATAATCTTGTATTTATGCAAAAAACAAATAATTAGTTAAGTTACAATTGGTTATTACATTTAGCTTATTTACAAAAAAAAAAAAAAAATTAAAGAAAGGAGTTTCAAATATGGAACTTAATTTTACATGTCCAAAATGTCACCAAACTATTACAGAAAAAGATTTTAACGGGAGCGAGACTAGTTTAAAAAATTTACATGATTTTTTAGAATCTAAAAAACATGAATATCTTGAAGAACTAAAAAAAGAACTAAAAAGTCATTATGATAATCAAAAAAATGCAGAAATTACAGCTGCTCTTGCTAAACAAAGTCAAGAATTTCAAACAGAAAAAAATAAATTAGAATTGTTTATCAATGATTTAAAATCAAAAAATGATATAGAAATACAAAAAGTCAGAAATGAATTAGATGTTGAAAATGCTAAATTAAAAGAACAAATTCGAAATTTTGATGAGAAATTAGCAAGTGAAAAAGAGCAAGCAAAAATAATTGCTATGCAATCATTTCAAAAAGTTAAAGATGACTTAAATACAGATATATCTTTAAAAAATGAAAGGATTACAAGTTTAGAAGCTAACTTAAAAATTATAGAAGCTAACAAAAAACAAGAAATTTTAGAAGAAAAAGAAAACTTACGATCACTTTTTGAAGTTCAAATAAGAGATTTGAATGATCAAATTTCAACTTTAAAAGAAGCTAATTTACAATATAAAGTTATTCAAAATAAAACTAAAGGAGAAAACTTTGAACATGACGTTGAAGGAGAATTAAGAAAAGTATTTCCAGATGATGTTATTTCAAAAATTACAAGTCAATCTCAAAAAGCAGATTATCTTCAATCTGTTAAAGATAACGATGTAATTGTTGGAAAAATTGTTTATGAAGTAAAAAATGCTTCATGAAGTAAAACATGAGAAAAAAAATTAATAGAAGACACAGTTAAAGAAGGAGCGAAATACGGAATTCTAGTTGCAACCAGTTTCAATGATCAATATCGAAACATTCCTTTTAAAGTATCTGATGAAAATCCTAATATTTTTTTAACAGATGCAGATAGTTTTGCTTTTGTAGGACATATTTTAAGAATTTTAATAAAAACTGAAGCGAAGTTAAAAGAAAAATATACAAATGAAAATAACAATGAAAGAGTTGAAGCTTTTAATACTTGAAAAACAACATCTTTTGTTACAGTTTCTAAACTTTTTGAAGATCAATTTAAAAGAATTGAAGATTCAGAAAATGCAATAACTAATAAAATAAATGAAATAAGGATAGCTAGAGAAAAATTGTTTGGTAATTGAAAAACAGTTATAAAAAGTTTTATTGAAGGTTT
It includes:
- a CDS encoding glycoside hydrolase family 1 protein encodes the protein MISKFPKDFLWGASTSAYQFEGAYNVDGKGLSVQDFIGKHYPKDITDFKVTSDHYHRYKEDVEMMAKMGLKAYRFSIAWTRIIPDGNGEINQKGIEFYNNLIDELIKYNIEPIVTMYHFDLPDNLNKIGGWKAKETTEGFLKFAKAIFTSFKDKVKYWITINELNVMILSGHVINMVDDLEEWNRIKFDVLHNLNMAQAKVINLFRDIVPNGKIGPAPNISAVYPASSKPEDQNAKFNFSMLRNWTFLDVICRGSYNPFYLNFLKKQGYNFNPSQEDLAILRSAKPDFISFNYYSSSTVEHMGIDEKNTNLNDQQKGYEIPGYGKTVQNPNLLKTQFGWEIDPIGLKNTLKELYDRYNLPLLISENGIGARDVLTSDFKIHDDYRIEYYNQHISEMAKAIDDGVEMLGYCPWSAVDLVSTHEGISKRYGFIYVNRDEFDLKDLKRYPKDSFFWYKTLIENNGSDF
- a CDS encoding DUF2130 domain-containing protein → MELNFTCPKCHQTITEKDFNGSETSLKNLHDFLESKKHEYLEELKKELKSHYDNQKNAEITAALAKQSQEFQTEKNKLELFINDLKSKNDIEIQKVRNELDVENAKLKEQIRNFDEKLASEKEQAKIIAMQSFQKVKDDLNTDISLKNERITSLEANLKIIEANKKQEILEEKENLRSLFEVQIRDLNDQISTLKEANLQYKVIQNKTKGENFEHDVEGELRKVFPDDVISKITSQSQKADYLQSVKDNDVIVGKIVYEVKNASWSKTWEKKLIEDTVKEGAKYGILVATSFNDQYRNIPFKVSDENPNIFLTDADSFAFVGHILRILIKTEAKLKEKYTNENNNERVEAFNTWKTTSFVTVSKLFEDQFKRIEDSENAITNKINEIRIAREKLFGNWKTVIKSFIEGLNL